The Gemmatimonas phototrophica region CGACCTCGACGTGAGCCGCCCAGCATGAACACCGGAGTCCCCGGACCAACGGTGGTGCCGGGGGTGATCAGGCGCTGCAGCACCGTCCCCGTCTCGGGAGCCGTGATAATGGCGTACTCGCGATTCATGCGGGCGCTCGAAAGGTCGGCACGAGCCGCATCAAGGGCCGACTGGGCGTCCTGCGCTTGGGCAAGCGTGGCGACGCTGTCGGCGGCCAACCGTTGGACGCGCGCCTGATCACGCTGCGCCTTGTCGGCCGCCACCTGCGCTTTGGCCACGGCGGCGTCAATCTCGCGCAGGTCGAGCATGGCGAGCACCTGGCCGCGTTGTACGGTCGCGCCTTCGTCCACCAGTACACGTGTGACCACGCCACCCATCTTGAAGCCCAGCGGAATTTCGTCGCGCGAGCCGAATCGCCCTGTTGCCACAACGCTGGCCGTGGAATCGCTGTCGGTGAGGGTGGCCACCGTGACGGGGACGGGGGCCATCCGCAATTCGGGGGGCGTGTCGGGTTCACTGCCGCAGGCAGTCAACAGGCCGAGCGCACCGGCGCTTACAAGAATGGTGGGACGCTGCAGAAGGTGACGTGGCATGGTGAAGGTCATGGCGAAGGGTCCTCGGCGCATTGGCGTGATGATGGGCATGGGGCCGTCAGGTGCTGGCATCAGTTGGGTTGCTCAGTTGG contains the following coding sequences:
- a CDS encoding efflux RND transporter periplasmic adaptor subunit; its protein translation is MPRHLLQRPTILVSAGALGLLTACGSEPDTPPELRMAPVPVTVATLTDSDSTASVVATGRFGSRDEIPLGFKMGGVVTRVLVDEGATVQRGQVLAMLDLREIDAAVAKAQVAADKAQRDQARVQRLAADSVATLAQAQDAQSALDAARADLSSARMNREYAIITAPETGTVLQRLITPGTTVGPGTPVFMLGGSRRGRVLRAGLPDRDALRVRVGDNATVHFNALPDRQFSGKVVLVGRSADPRTGTYPVEVAVLKAEALPSGLVGQLTIAVRGVLLSSLLPVDALLEADRDSATVYTVSSDSAPGASLTAHPQRVQVTRLEGDRAAISGLPANARVITRGAAYVTPGAPVRVITSATLDSMTPARSVTRSPALALRTGGMVP